The Sulfurospirillum halorespirans DSM 13726 genome has a window encoding:
- a CDS encoding aldehyde ferredoxin oxidoreductase C-terminal domain-containing protein — translation MADLIYRVNMSNLSFKIEEVPSKWMGLGGRGLTSTIVAEEVDPECHPLGPNNKMVFAPGLLSGTSASNSGRNSLGAKSPLTGGIKESNVGGTSAGIFSKLGVKALIIEGLPKDENTFYQLHVTKNNVEFIPVPELVGKDNYAVLDAMMAKYDKKVAVMSIGRIGEMRMNIANVSVKDPSGKLRSHGRGGLGAVMGSKKIKCITVDAADYKEVTIADPEKFKEASKIFTKALQENPISGQGLPAFGTNVLVNILNEAGGLPTRNFREGTWEHAENICGETMAENIKARGGKTTHGCHAGCVIQCSQVYNDKEGKYLTSGFEYETIWALGAHLGIQDLDLIAKMDGLMDDLGVDSIETSVVLGLAVDAGILAYGDGKKAYELLSHDIPMGTPMGRILGAGTHILGKSFGLVRVPTVKGQGIPAYEPRAVKGQGITYATTPMGADHTAGYAVATNILNSGGHVDPLKKEGQVELARNLQIATAAVDSTGMCLFVAFAALDDAKCLPALVDMINARFGCALTIDDVVNLGKTILKREHEFNIKAGLGKADDRLPEFMKYETLPPHNVTWDFSGEEIDAFWNF, via the coding sequence ATGGCTGATCTAATTTATCGCGTTAACATGTCAAACCTAAGTTTTAAAATTGAAGAGGTTCCTTCCAAATGGATGGGGCTGGGAGGTCGTGGACTTACTTCTACGATCGTGGCTGAAGAAGTTGATCCTGAGTGTCATCCCTTAGGACCCAATAATAAAATGGTTTTTGCCCCTGGGCTTCTCTCAGGAACATCTGCTTCCAACTCAGGTCGTAACTCATTGGGTGCGAAAAGTCCGTTGACAGGAGGCATTAAAGAGTCAAACGTTGGTGGAACGAGTGCGGGTATTTTTTCAAAATTGGGTGTGAAAGCACTGATTATCGAAGGGCTACCAAAAGATGAGAATACCTTCTATCAATTACATGTAACCAAAAATAACGTTGAATTTATCCCTGTACCAGAACTGGTTGGCAAAGATAATTACGCCGTATTAGATGCAATGATGGCAAAATATGACAAAAAAGTCGCCGTTATGAGTATTGGTCGTATCGGTGAAATGCGCATGAACATCGCCAACGTCTCGGTGAAAGATCCTAGTGGAAAACTCAGAAGTCATGGTCGTGGCGGTTTGGGTGCCGTTATGGGTTCTAAAAAGATCAAATGTATCACTGTCGATGCGGCTGATTATAAAGAAGTGACGATTGCTGATCCTGAAAAATTCAAAGAAGCAAGTAAAATCTTCACCAAAGCGCTTCAAGAAAATCCTATCAGCGGACAAGGTTTACCAGCATTTGGAACGAATGTTTTGGTTAACATCCTCAACGAAGCAGGTGGCCTTCCAACCCGTAACTTTAGAGAAGGTACTTGGGAACATGCTGAAAACATCTGTGGTGAGACGATGGCTGAAAACATTAAAGCTAGAGGTGGAAAAACAACGCATGGCTGTCATGCAGGCTGTGTCATCCAATGTTCCCAAGTCTATAACGACAAAGAGGGTAAATACCTCACATCTGGCTTTGAATATGAGACCATTTGGGCACTTGGAGCGCATTTAGGTATTCAAGATTTAGATCTGATCGCAAAAATGGATGGTCTTATGGATGACTTGGGTGTCGATTCGATTGAAACTTCTGTTGTGCTTGGACTTGCAGTAGATGCTGGCATTCTTGCTTACGGTGATGGTAAAAAAGCGTATGAATTACTCTCTCATGATATTCCAATGGGAACACCTATGGGACGAATTCTAGGAGCAGGAACGCATATTTTAGGAAAATCGTTTGGACTCGTACGTGTTCCTACCGTTAAAGGTCAAGGTATTCCAGCGTATGAGCCAAGAGCGGTTAAAGGTCAAGGCATTACTTATGCAACCACACCTATGGGCGCAGATCACACTGCAGGGTACGCTGTTGCTACAAACATCCTTAACAGTGGTGGACACGTTGATCCACTCAAAAAAGAGGGACAAGTGGAACTCGCACGTAACCTCCAGATAGCCACTGCTGCTGTGGATAGTACAGGTATGTGTCTCTTTGTTGCCTTTGCAGCACTGGATGATGCAAAATGTTTGCCTGCTCTAGTGGATATGATTAATGCGCGCTTTGGCTGTGCTCTCACGATTGATGACGTTGTCAATTTGGGTAAAACCATTCTGAAACGTGAACATGAATTTAACATCAAAGCAGGACTTGGCAAAGCAGATGACAGGTTGCCAGAGTTTATGAAGTACGAAACACTTCCTCCTCACAATGTCACTTGGGACTTCTCAGGTGAAGAGATCGATGCGTTCTGGAATTTCTAA
- a CDS encoding MoaD/ThiS family protein, with protein MHVVVKLFAQYREGRFKAEQREYANGTTAQMIIEALELESVSPLGVLMVNGRHVDTSYCIQEGDEIALFPKVGGG; from the coding sequence ATGCACGTTGTCGTTAAACTCTTTGCTCAGTACCGAGAAGGTCGCTTTAAGGCTGAGCAGAGAGAGTATGCAAATGGCACTACGGCTCAAATGATTATAGAGGCATTGGAGCTTGAGAGCGTATCGCCTTTAGGAGTTCTCATGGTCAATGGAAGGCATGTTGATACGTCGTATTGCATACAAGAGGGTGATGAAATTGCCCTCTTCCCCAAAGTGGGTGGCGGTTAA
- the thiS gene encoding sulfur carrier protein ThiS, producing the protein MHIILNAFSFLREKLKQKGIPYLDASWVVEDKTRIVDLIDSLGLEPKEVEAVFLNNTVVPKETELHENDRVALLPPGTPGSFRLLSGLKGD; encoded by the coding sequence ATGCACATTATACTCAATGCTTTTTCATTTTTGCGCGAAAAACTCAAACAAAAAGGCATTCCTTATTTGGATGCTTCATGGGTTGTTGAGGATAAAACACGCATTGTTGATTTGATCGATTCTTTAGGGCTTGAGCCAAAAGAGGTGGAAGCAGTTTTTCTCAATAACACTGTTGTGCCCAAAGAGACAGAGCTCCATGAAAATGACCGCGTAGCACTTCTGCCGCCTGGAACACCTGGCTCATTTCGTCTTCTCTCTGGGCTTAAAGGGGATTAA
- a CDS encoding HesA/MoeB/ThiF family protein → MELLTFLKEQTSDGFLPLQSSYAAMERFTCNFKTVEEMALKNGILPLRYKRNQKTISTQEQYALFQSTVLIIGCGGLGGFVAEMLTRIGVGKLIVCDGDVFEEHNLNRQNFSSPKTIGRLKAEVLKEKLEEINPALHVKTITAFFDPEKDANLIQEADVVVDALDNPDLKCLLANLCLKEQKPFVHGAIAGYYSQFSTSSSLDQLYLQKGDGAEKRSGNPSFTVCFAASIQSTEVVKLLLGKPHLHAPLMGNLWEYELISL, encoded by the coding sequence ATGGAACTTTTAACCTTTTTAAAAGAGCAAACCAGTGATGGATTTCTCCCACTTCAATCCTCTTACGCCGCAATGGAACGCTTTACATGTAACTTTAAAACCGTCGAAGAGATGGCTCTCAAAAATGGCATTTTACCCCTTCGCTACAAGCGCAACCAAAAAACGATTTCGACACAAGAACAGTATGCTCTTTTTCAATCCACCGTGCTGATTATCGGCTGTGGTGGTTTGGGTGGCTTTGTGGCTGAAATGCTGACACGTATTGGTGTAGGAAAGCTCATTGTGTGCGATGGCGATGTTTTTGAAGAACACAACCTCAATCGTCAAAATTTTTCATCACCCAAAACGATAGGACGTTTGAAAGCCGAAGTGTTAAAAGAAAAACTTGAAGAGATCAACCCCGCTTTACATGTAAAAACAATAACAGCTTTTTTTGACCCAGAAAAAGATGCTAATCTTATCCAAGAAGCCGATGTCGTGGTGGATGCACTCGACAATCCTGATCTGAAATGCCTACTTGCCAATCTCTGTCTCAAAGAACAAAAACCTTTTGTGCATGGCGCGATTGCTGGCTATTATAGCCAGTTTTCAACCTCTTCTTCCCTCGACCAACTCTACCTTCAAAAAGGCGATGGAGCAGAGAAGCGTTCAGGCAATCCTTCCTTTACCGTCTGCTTTGCCGCCTCTATTCAAAGCACAGAAGTGGTAAAATTGCTGTTAGGCAAACCTCATCTTCACGCACCGCTTATGGGAAATTTATGGGAGTATGAGCTAATTTCGCTATAA
- a CDS encoding GGDEF domain-containing protein: MQRLTDALSTFHALCLGMIIFALLVVKLELIPTYAYYFIWQSTFVFLLIGIALSVYFNKSKLFVLLLFPLFSALCLAFPTTLFTKLGVSAFWHMVPLITALGYLLIYALQERGLFSSFGALRTSIGLIILGIGYAGLKYFSPTMQKALDTPILHVSLQGLAKASDFTLIIAIVSLLFIFLISMLFEVQSQKAPFWMLVAQMIPLLFLQESNHFILFCLVASLIAIAALVHDAYRMAYIDTLTGIPSRRALEERFLRLGSSYIIAMVDIDFFKKFNDTFGHDIGDDVLKLVAKEISHVKNGGKAYRYGGEEFTILFSGKKKEECIMALEEVREHIFRRGFVIRDKNRPEKAPKEKLKAASIKKERLSVSIGVALSAKGNTPQEVIKRADDALYKAKESGRNCLICL, translated from the coding sequence ATGCAACGACTTACAGACGCTCTTTCGACTTTTCATGCACTCTGTTTAGGGATGATTATCTTCGCACTACTGGTGGTAAAACTAGAGCTCATTCCCACATATGCTTATTACTTTATCTGGCAGAGTACCTTTGTTTTTTTACTGATTGGGATCGCATTAAGTGTCTATTTCAATAAAAGCAAACTCTTTGTACTACTGCTTTTTCCGCTCTTTTCTGCACTCTGTTTAGCGTTTCCCACAACCCTTTTTACCAAACTGGGTGTTTCAGCCTTTTGGCATATGGTGCCCCTGATCACGGCGCTTGGATACCTGCTGATTTATGCACTGCAAGAGCGTGGACTGTTTAGCTCGTTTGGAGCACTACGCACCAGCATTGGTCTGATCATCCTTGGCATTGGCTATGCGGGACTTAAATATTTTTCACCAACGATGCAAAAAGCACTCGATACACCCATTTTACATGTAAGCCTTCAAGGTCTTGCAAAAGCCAGCGATTTTACTCTGATTATTGCGATCGTTTCGCTACTATTTATCTTTTTAATCTCAATGCTTTTTGAAGTTCAAAGCCAAAAAGCCCCGTTTTGGATGCTCGTCGCGCAGATGATTCCTCTTCTCTTTTTGCAAGAGAGCAACCATTTCATTCTCTTCTGCCTTGTGGCGTCACTCATAGCGATTGCGGCACTCGTTCATGATGCATACCGTATGGCATACATTGACACGCTCACGGGCATTCCCTCCAGACGTGCATTAGAAGAGCGTTTCTTGCGTCTAGGTTCCAGCTACATCATCGCCATGGTCGACATCGACTTCTTTAAAAAGTTTAATGACACCTTTGGACACGATATAGGCGATGACGTTTTAAAGCTCGTCGCCAAAGAGATCAGCCATGTCAAAAATGGAGGAAAGGCGTACCGTTATGGTGGTGAAGAGTTTACCATTCTTTTTAGTGGCAAGAAAAAAGAGGAGTGCATCATGGCGCTTGAAGAGGTACGAGAGCATATTTTCAGACGTGGTTTTGTCATTCGCGATAAAAATCGTCCCGAAAAAGCGCCTAAAGAGAAACTTAAAGCCGCCTCTATCAAAAAAGAGCGACTCTCTGTTAGCATTGGTGTGGCACTCTCTGCCAAAGGCAACACACCTCAAGAGGTGATTAAACGTGCGGATGACGCATTGTATAAAGCCAAAGAGAGTGGACGAAACTGTCTCATTTGCTTATAA
- a CDS encoding tetrahydrodipicolinate N-succinyltransferase N-terminal domain-containing protein, whose translation MALRVSINEADFKALVQEIEAQEGYKKPIGFGIARVDRGQLNPEKILQANFPVINWNENFGSAAIFIGALQASGVDVDFTSSEFVYDVKKKFVKNAMNAYTPYLNLALGDAHKNVQVIKTLDWIAQTEKLKKDYRIVFLFEDDAPLSPEAVYLKLYALSTGKAPIRSLNLTGAFGVLENVAWSLGQPIELEWLRMHEVEMKLLGEFPLIESVDKFPRFLAHIIPADNTRILDASKVRMGAQLHAGTTIMPGASYVNFNAGTTGAVMVEGRISSSVVVGKGSDVGGGASILGVLSGTNGNPVSIGENTLLGANSVTGIPLGNGCIVDAGIAILEGTKIGVSASELAKIIEANPKVKLKKAGKEEMHFFKGLELSGLNGIHFRQNSLNGMIVAVRSKREIKLNSELH comes from the coding sequence ATGGCGTTACGCGTGAGTATTAATGAAGCAGATTTTAAAGCATTGGTTCAAGAGATTGAAGCACAAGAGGGATACAAAAAACCGATTGGTTTTGGTATCGCTAGAGTCGATCGCGGGCAATTGAATCCTGAGAAAATTTTACAAGCAAACTTTCCTGTCATTAACTGGAATGAAAACTTTGGAAGTGCTGCGATTTTTATTGGGGCACTTCAAGCCAGTGGCGTTGATGTAGATTTTACCAGCAGTGAATTTGTGTATGATGTTAAGAAAAAATTTGTCAAAAATGCGATGAATGCTTACACGCCTTATCTCAATCTTGCCTTGGGTGACGCACATAAAAATGTTCAAGTGATTAAAACGCTTGATTGGATCGCGCAAACAGAGAAGCTTAAAAAAGATTATCGTATTGTCTTCTTATTTGAAGATGATGCTCCGTTAAGCCCCGAAGCCGTTTACTTGAAGTTGTATGCTCTTTCAACGGGAAAAGCACCGATTCGCTCACTGAACCTCACCGGTGCTTTTGGTGTGCTAGAGAATGTGGCATGGTCACTAGGACAACCGATTGAACTTGAATGGCTGAGAATGCACGAAGTTGAGATGAAACTTTTGGGTGAGTTCCCACTCATCGAGTCAGTCGATAAATTTCCACGTTTCTTAGCGCATATCATCCCAGCTGATAATACCCGCATCTTAGACGCCAGTAAAGTCAGAATGGGTGCACAGCTGCATGCAGGAACGACCATTATGCCAGGAGCGAGTTACGTGAACTTCAATGCAGGAACCACAGGGGCTGTTATGGTAGAAGGACGTATTAGCTCTTCGGTGGTTGTGGGCAAAGGAAGTGATGTGGGTGGAGGTGCAAGCATTCTAGGCGTGCTCAGTGGCACCAACGGCAATCCTGTGAGCATTGGCGAAAATACACTGCTTGGCGCTAACTCCGTGACAGGAATTCCTTTGGGAAATGGATGTATCGTCGATGCAGGCATTGCGATTTTGGAAGGAACGAAAATTGGGGTGAGTGCAAGCGAGCTTGCGAAGATTATCGAAGCGAATCCCAAAGTAAAACTTAAAAAAGCGGGTAAAGAAGAGATGCACTTCTTTAAAGGCTTGGAGCTTTCAGGACTGAATGGCATTCATTTCCGCCAAAACAGCTTGAACGGAATGATCGTCGCCGTTAGAAGTAAACGCGAGATTAAACTTAACAGTGAGCTTCATTAA
- a CDS encoding Mrp/NBP35 family ATP-binding protein: MLNKDTVLSALGGVKYPGFDKDIVTFGFVKDIDISDNNVYIEAEIVSSSKEVGDELKSKIEKAVAAIGASRVDVVVKQPKPPVEKSNSQSGKNMAPHIKNFVMVSSGKGGVGKTTTTVNLAIALASQGKKVGLLDADIYGPNVPRMMGVVDTHPEIVGQKVKPIVAYGVEMMSMGSLMENGQSLIWRGAMVMKAIEQLLRDILWSDLDVLFIDMPPGTGDAQLTLAQSVPVTAGICVTTPQQVALDDTERSLDMFQKLHIPIAGIMENMSGFICPETNKEYDIFGKGTTKPLAEKFETIVIGEIPIEPAIREGGDAGKPVSFFHPESETAKRYQASASKLWECIEKVNAEGGASNEAIQPTMGINGAPSACSSVKK; this comes from the coding sequence ATGTTAAATAAAGATACTGTTTTAAGCGCGTTAGGTGGCGTAAAATACCCAGGTTTTGATAAAGATATTGTGACATTTGGTTTCGTTAAAGATATCGATATTTCTGATAATAATGTCTACATAGAAGCGGAAATTGTCTCTTCAAGTAAAGAGGTTGGTGACGAATTAAAAAGCAAAATTGAGAAGGCAGTTGCCGCCATTGGCGCAAGTCGTGTCGATGTTGTGGTTAAGCAACCAAAGCCTCCTGTTGAGAAAAGCAACTCACAATCGGGCAAAAACATGGCACCTCACATCAAAAATTTCGTGATGGTAAGCTCAGGAAAAGGCGGCGTGGGTAAAACAACCACAACCGTAAACTTAGCGATTGCCCTTGCAAGTCAAGGTAAAAAAGTAGGGCTTTTAGACGCCGATATTTATGGACCAAACGTGCCTCGCATGATGGGTGTGGTCGATACGCATCCTGAAATTGTCGGACAAAAAGTCAAACCTATCGTTGCGTATGGTGTTGAGATGATGAGCATGGGTTCCTTAATGGAAAACGGTCAGTCGCTTATCTGGAGAGGTGCGATGGTCATGAAAGCGATCGAGCAACTGCTTCGCGACATCTTGTGGAGTGATTTGGATGTTTTGTTTATCGACATGCCTCCAGGAACCGGTGATGCACAGTTGACTTTGGCTCAAAGTGTGCCTGTAACAGCAGGTATTTGTGTCACAACGCCGCAACAAGTAGCACTCGATGATACCGAGCGGAGTTTAGATATGTTCCAAAAATTGCATATTCCGATCGCTGGAATTATGGAAAACATGAGTGGATTTATCTGTCCTGAGACCAATAAAGAGTATGATATCTTCGGTAAAGGAACGACCAAACCGTTGGCTGAGAAGTTTGAAACCATCGTGATTGGCGAGATTCCGATTGAGCCTGCTATTCGTGAAGGCGGAGACGCTGGAAAACCTGTGAGCTTCTTCCATCCTGAGAGTGAAACGGCAAAGCGTTATCAAGCTTCAGCTAGCAAACTGTGGGAGTGCATTGAAAAAGTCAATGCAGAAGGTGGTGCGAGCAATGAAGCGATTCAACCAACAATGGGCATTAACGGAGCACCAAGTGCCTGTTCAAGTGTGAAAAAATAA
- a CDS encoding bifunctional 2-C-methyl-D-erythritol 4-phosphate cytidylyltransferase/2-C-methyl-D-erythritol 2,4-cyclodiphosphate synthase, translated as MPDLTLVMLGAGSSTRFNQRVKKQWLRIDETPLWLFATQNLQQLSSFQHIIVTTSPDEHFYAQKFSDTITFVKGGETRQESLANALLHVKTTYVLVSDIARACIDQAMLERILDERAHADCVVPYLNVVDTVIYEEQTINRDQVKLIQTPQLSRTDMLKKALQTGTIYTDDSSAIKAMGGKVVYVLGNPEAKKLTCKEDSATISCLKAPSSNIFVGYGFDVHAYEEGKVMMLGGVEVHPTTGFKAHSDGDVAIHALIDALLGAAGAGDIGELFPDCDARYKNVDSKLLLKEVCTFLAKVGFEIVHCDVCVMAEFPRLSAFKDKMRFCLADIMELSPIHVNVKATTTEKLGFVGREEGVAVSATATLKYYDWTKV; from the coding sequence TTGCCCGATTTAACGCTTGTGATGTTAGGAGCAGGAAGTTCGACGCGCTTTAACCAACGTGTTAAAAAACAGTGGTTACGCATTGATGAAACTCCATTATGGCTTTTTGCAACCCAAAATCTTCAACAGCTTTCTTCTTTTCAACACATTATTGTGACAACCTCACCGGATGAGCACTTCTATGCCCAAAAATTTAGCGATACGATTACCTTTGTCAAAGGCGGTGAAACCAGACAAGAGTCGCTTGCCAATGCCCTTTTACATGTAAAGACGACCTATGTCCTTGTTAGCGACATTGCACGAGCGTGCATCGACCAAGCCATGCTTGAACGTATTCTTGATGAGAGAGCACATGCAGACTGTGTTGTCCCCTACCTAAACGTTGTGGACACCGTTATTTATGAAGAGCAGACGATCAACCGCGATCAGGTAAAACTCATCCAAACCCCACAGCTCTCACGCACCGACATGCTCAAAAAAGCCCTGCAAACAGGCACGATCTACACAGATGATAGCAGTGCGATTAAAGCGATGGGTGGAAAGGTGGTGTATGTTTTAGGAAATCCTGAGGCAAAAAAGCTTACATGTAAAGAAGATAGTGCTACTATCTCCTGCCTTAAAGCGCCTTCCTCTAACATTTTCGTGGGGTACGGTTTTGATGTACATGCCTATGAAGAGGGAAAAGTGATGATGCTTGGCGGTGTGGAGGTACACCCAACGACAGGGTTTAAGGCACACTCCGATGGTGATGTTGCGATTCATGCGCTGATTGACGCGCTTTTAGGTGCTGCAGGGGCTGGTGACATTGGTGAACTTTTCCCCGATTGTGACGCACGTTATAAAAATGTTGATTCAAAACTTCTCCTCAAAGAGGTCTGCACTTTTTTAGCCAAGGTAGGATTTGAAATTGTTCATTGTGATGTGTGTGTTATGGCAGAGTTTCCACGCTTAAGTGCTTTCAAGGATAAGATGCGTTTTTGTCTTGCCGACATTATGGAACTGTCTCCCATCCACGTCAATGTCAAAGCAACGACAACGGAAAAATTAGGCTTTGTGGGAAGAGAAGAAGGTGTTGCAGTCAGTGCAACGGCTACATTAAAATATTATGATTGGACGAAGGTATGA
- a CDS encoding response regulator, whose protein sequence is MKILIVENEIYLAQSIASKLMEIGHLCEIATSIKDALKDEKYDAILLSTNISGQNFYPVIEKHRSSIIILMISYISNDTVTNPIKAGACDYIQKPFMIEELIRKLQHLSDFKNLKKENETYKEYVKNLFSSANLEPLDKKIKFPILIKTNFQKHADALVFNYAQTQNETFTFISLTQSNVYEKIARSGNEELLYIIDLQNLKKSEKLKIYNVLEGKRAIICSTDPNEESDFSKIEINTDSKILDQGDILCIDDYVKYVIFNFQNKFPDTELSKKLGISRKSLWEKRKKYGINKKK, encoded by the coding sequence ATGAAGATTTTAATCGTTGAAAACGAGATTTATCTCGCGCAAAGTATTGCCTCTAAGTTGATGGAAATTGGACATTTATGTGAGATAGCTACCAGCATCAAAGATGCACTTAAAGATGAAAAATACGATGCCATACTCCTCTCAACCAACATTTCAGGGCAAAATTTTTACCCTGTGATCGAAAAGCATCGCTCTTCCATCATTATCTTGATGATCTCGTATATCAGTAACGATACGGTCACCAATCCGATCAAAGCAGGTGCGTGTGATTACATTCAAAAGCCTTTTATGATCGAAGAGTTGATCCGAAAACTCCAACACTTAAGCGATTTTAAAAACCTCAAAAAAGAGAATGAAACCTACAAAGAATACGTTAAAAACCTCTTTAGTAGCGCTAATCTGGAGCCTCTTGATAAAAAAATAAAATTTCCTATTCTCATCAAAACCAATTTCCAAAAACATGCGGATGCACTTGTTTTTAACTACGCTCAGACACAAAATGAGACCTTTACCTTTATCTCTTTGACACAAAGCAATGTTTATGAAAAGATCGCGCGCAGTGGAAATGAGGAATTACTCTACATTATTGATCTTCAAAATCTCAAAAAAAGTGAAAAACTCAAAATCTATAACGTCTTAGAAGGCAAACGTGCTATTATTTGTAGCACTGATCCTAATGAAGAGAGTGACTTTTCAAAAATCGAAATCAATACCGACAGTAAAATCTTAGACCAAGGTGATATTTTGTGTATTGATGATTATGTCAAATATGTCATTTTCAATTTTCAAAATAAATTCCCTGACACGGAACTCTCTAAAAAATTAGGAATATCACGTAAAAGTCTTTGGGAGAAAAGGAAGAAGTATGGAATCAACAAGAAAAAATAA